The Deltaproteobacteria bacterium genome window below encodes:
- the rpsT gene encoding 30S ribosomal protein S20 produces the protein MANHKSAEKRNRQRIKRRARNLTHLSSMRTFMKRVRKALDGGDLDAAKAGLPTAITAITKAASKGVIHRNTASRYVSRLTRAVAHAPAK, from the coding sequence GTGGCGAATCACAAGTCTGCAGAGAAGCGAAACCGTCAGCGCATCAAGCGTCGTGCACGGAACCTGACCCACCTGTCGTCGATGCGCACGTTCATGAAGCGCGTCCGCAAGGCGCTCGATGGCGGCGACCTCGACGCGGCGAAGGCCGGCCTGCCCACGGCGATCACGGCGATCACCAAGGCCGCCAGCAAGGGCGTCATCCACCGCAACACCGCGTCGCGCTACGTGTCGCGACTGACCCGCGCCGTCGCCCACGCGCCGGCGAAGTAG
- a CDS encoding peptidylprolyl isomerase, with the protein MKLAEGTIECELFPEHAPRTVANFIGLARGKRPFRDEDGSWVTRRYYDGTGFHRVIEGFMIQGGDPTGTGTGNTGYVLPDEFAPVLRHDRAGMLSMANRGLTTGSSQFFVTLAPTPHLDDKHTIFGRCTDGSVAVAERIAQSGGAGDRPRTPQTITKMEIVRAPAGR; encoded by the coding sequence ATGAAGCTCGCCGAGGGCACCATCGAGTGCGAGCTGTTCCCCGAGCATGCGCCCCGCACCGTCGCGAACTTCATCGGGCTCGCCCGCGGCAAGCGGCCGTTCCGCGACGAGGACGGCAGCTGGGTGACGCGTCGCTACTACGACGGCACCGGCTTCCACCGCGTGATCGAGGGCTTCATGATCCAAGGCGGCGATCCGACCGGCACCGGCACCGGCAACACCGGCTACGTGCTGCCCGACGAGTTCGCGCCGGTGCTGCGGCACGATCGCGCCGGGATGCTCAGCATGGCCAACCGCGGCCTCACCACCGGCTCGTCGCAGTTCTTCGTCACGCTGGCACCGACGCCGCACCTCGACGACAAGCACACGATCTTCGGTCGCTGCACCGACGGCAGCGTGGCGGTTGCGGAGCGTATCGCCCAGAGCGGCGGCGCCGGCGATCGCCCGCGCACGCCGCAGACGATCACCAAGATGGAGATCGTGCGCGCGCCCGCCGGCCGCTAG